A stretch of the Neomonachus schauinslandi unplaced genomic scaffold, ASM220157v2 HiC_scaffold_1800, whole genome shotgun sequence genome encodes the following:
- the GPRASP1 gene encoding G-protein coupled receptor-associated sorting protein 1 isoform X2 → MTGAEIEPAAQAKPEKKAGEEVGGGAERENEVLLVVRPKVRTQAQVMPGARPKSDAMAVGGARPKAEPMAVGVVHPKNEAKAIPGSGPTDKAHSWAQTEFDGKAMLKTEGVSQTNTIAWPLVSTESGSAAKSKILSMDRELISQDTESFSGTRVKFQSGKRPLFGSEEKINVGSLWCPRPTSKQEIPQKCDFRWVDRSSLSSWFWSGEEVSTKFHPRGRVKASARSRHIAREEAMSRPNINREFYILSSSGSEDESINTSWLWAGEKTNIWSRPKEETNNRSRFRSKKEVSESSSGSEFKKESWFWPGEKGNNLSRPKSKKEARARITAKEKVTTKARVRAKQEAKSEEEFLIGNWFWATEESSVVGGASVKYSSQVEDESIVGSWFWTEEEASMRTDASSKSRPRTEEESIVGSWFWAGDEAHFESNPRPVFRAICRSECSFEQEPDASHRPQSWEEVTIQFKPGPWGRVGFPSPFPFRFPKEAASLFSEMFGGKPKHMELNSEGEEQESLLQPDQPEPEFPFQYDPSYRSVREIREHLRTRESAEPESWSCSCIQCELKIGSEEFEELLLLMDKIRDPFIHEISKIAMGMRSASQFTRDFIRDSGVVSLIETLLNYPSSRVRTSFLENMIRLAPPYPNLNMIQTYVCQVCEETLAYSLDSPEQLSGIRMVRHLTTTTDYHTLVAKYMSGFLSLLAMGNTKTRFHVLKMLMNLSENPVMTKELLSAEAVSEFMSLFNRKETNDNIQVVLAMFENIGNNIKRESVLFTDDDFSLESLISAFHEVEEFAKELQGKTDGQKDPEADREN, encoded by the exons AgaagaggttgggggtggggctgaaagagagaatgaagtcCTGTTGGTGGTCAGACCCAAGGTTAGGACCCAGGCACAGGTAATGCCTGGGGCAAGGCCTAAATCTGATGCCATGGCAGTAGGTGGTGCAAGGCCCAAAGCTGAACCCATGGCAGTAGGTGTGGTGCATCCTAAGAATGAGGCCAAAGCCATCCCTGGGTCAGGGCCCACAGATAAAGCCCATTCATGGGCCCAGACTGAGTTTGATGGTAAAGCAATGTTGAAGACAGAGGGAGTGTCCCAGACCAATACCATAGCCTGGCCACTGGTTAGTACTGAGTCTGGGTCAGCTGCTAAATCTAAGATCTTATCTATGGATAGGGAACTGATCAGTCAGGACACTGAGTCCTTTTCTGGCACCAGGGTCAAATTCCAATCAGGAAAACGGCCTTTGTTTGGGTCAGAGGAGAAGATCAATGTGGGGTCCCTGTGGTGCCCCAGGCCTACGTCCAAACAAGAGATCCCTCAGAAGTGTGATTTCAGATGGGTGGACAGATCCTCTCTGAGTTCCTGGTTCTGGAGTGGAGAAGAGGTCAGTACAAAGTTTCATCCTAGAGGCAGGGTAAAGGCCAGTGCCAGATCCAGGCACATAGCCAGAGAAGAGGCCATGTCTAGGCCCAACATCAATCGGGAGTTTTACATTTTGTCTAGTTCTGGCTCTGAGGATGAATCTATTAACACATCCTGGCTCTGGGCCGGAGAAAAGACTAATATCTGGTCCAGGCCCAAGGAAGAGACCAATAACAGGTCCAGGTTTAGGTCCAAGAAAGAAGTTTCTGAGTCCAGTTCTGGATCTGAAT TTAAAAAAGAGTCCTGGTTCTGGCCTGGAGAAAAGGGTAATAACTTGTCAAGACCCAAGTCCAAGAAAGAGGCCAGGGCCAGAATAACGGCAAAGGAAAAGGTGACAACTAAGGCCAGAGTCAGGGCCAAGCAAGAAGCCAAGTCTGAGGAGGAGTTCCTCATTGGGAACTGGTTCTGGGCTACAGAAGAGTCCAGTGTAGTTGGTGGGGCCAGTGTCAAGTACAGTTCTCAAGTGGAGGATGAGTCCATTGTTGGCAGTTGGTTCTGGACTGAAGAAGAAGCCAGTATGAGGACTGATGCCAGCAGTAAATCCAGACCAAGGACTGAGGAAGAGTCTATTG TGGGGTCCTGGTTCTGGGCAGGAGATGAGGCCCATTTTGAATCCAATCCTAGGCCTGTGTTCAGGGCCATTTGCAGGTCTGAGTGTTCAtttgagcaggagcccgatgcctCACACAGGccccagagctgggaagaggTCACTATTCAATTCAAGCCTGGTCCATGGGGTAGGGTTGGCTTCCCATCTCCATTCCCCTTTAGATTTCCAAAAGAGGCGGCATCTCTGTTCTCTGAAATGTTTGGAGGAAAGCCCAAGCACATGGAACTTAACTCAGAAGGGGAAGAGCAGGAATCTTTGCTTCAGCCTGATCAGCCTGAACCTGAGTTCCCATTTCAGTATGATCCATCCTACAGGTCAGTCAGGGAAATTCGGGAGCATCTTAGAACCCGAgagagtgcagagcctgagagTTGGTCCTGCAGCTGCATACAATGTGAGCTTAAAATTGGTTCTGAAGAGTTTGAAGAACTCCTTTTATTAATGGACAAAATCCGAGATCCTTTTATTCATGAAATATCTAAAATTGCAATGGGTATGAGAAGTGCTTCTCAATTTACCCGAGATTTCATTCGGGATTCAGGTGTTGTCTCACTTATTGAAACCTTGCTCAATTATCCTTCCTCCCGGGTTAGGACAAGTTTTTTGGAAAATATGATTCGTCTGGCTCCACCTTATCCAAATCTAAACATGATTCAGACATATGTATGTCAAGTGTGTGAAGAAACCCTTGCTTACAGCTTAGATTCCCCTGAACAGCTATCTGGAATAAGGATGGTTAGACATCTCACTACAACTACTGACTACCACACACTGGTTGCCAAGTATATGTCTGGATTTCTCTCCTTGTTAGCCATGGGCAATACCAAAACAAGGTTTCATGTTCTGAAAATGCTAATGAATTTGTCTGAAAATCCTGTCATGACAAAAGAACTACTCAGTGCTGAAGCAGTGTCAGAATTTATGAGCCTTTTTAACAGGAAAGAGACAAATGACAATATTCAAGTTGTTCTAGCAATGTTTGAGAATATTGGTAACAATATAAAAAGGGAGTCAGTGTTGTTCACTGATGATGATTTCAGTCTTGAGTCACTTATTTCTGCATTCCA
- the GPRASP1 gene encoding G-protein coupled receptor-associated sorting protein 1 isoform X1 — MTGAEIEPAAQAKPEKKAGEEVGGGAERENEVLLVVRPKVRTQAQVMPGARPKSDAMAVGGARPKAEPMAVGVVHPKNEAKAIPGSGPTDKAHSWAQTEFDGKAMLKTEGVSQTNTIAWPLVSTESGSAAKSKILSMDRELISQDTESFSGTRVKFQSGKRPLFGSEEKINVGSLWCPRPTSKQEIPQKCDFRWVDRSSLSSWFWSGEEVSTKFHPRGRVKASARSRHIAREEAMSRPNINREFYILSSSGSEDESINTSWLWAGEKTNIWSRPKEETNNRSRFRSKKEVSESSSGSECEGNVKSWFWAREEAKSRSKPRARKGANVRARHRASQETSIDFVSGSIDVVKKESWFWPGEKGNNLSRPKSKKEARARITAKEKVTTKARVRAKQEAKSEEEFLIGNWFWATEESSVVGGASVKYSSQVEDESIVGSWFWTEEEASMRTDASSKSRPRTEEESIGNSMLGSGEKTSMEPGAEATSKSMVAYDKEKVIAGSCFWASEETSLEAEEETIFGPWFWVSDEASVEADVRASCASTPRSEEEEVIGPWFWDRKEVDTEDEFGEDTSPEDEEETIFGSWFWAGNQTQNDSGVKVSCDTMPGAEEEPIIGSWFWDGVEACVGTEVSNKSSLKDKEEDILSSWFGTTEVSKKYGAGARCKFMTGDEEINNDSCFWDDDPCMYTANGGSWKSRPEEEQDTVESSFWSRKYASPETIIGPWLWATEEVSIDDGTGEEAKPLVEEETMITSWFWKDETIREATDREESRPDAEEEDIIGSWFWTGEEDRLKTAAEAREEDRLAVEEEAIVGAWFWAREEIIRKEAGFCNKSSPEAEEEEATVGSWFWAEEEASLEAGASFESMPVTEEEEIIVGSWFWAEEEYSVEIGPQAVEQSRSSTEEETIFGSWFCAAKEVSVEAEKSCASKPEDDEEIIVEPWFWSGEKDVNETGTVVTCESRPENEEGTVVESWFGAKDEANNRTGYGTNCETRTVAEEDEAIVGSWFWAGDEAHFESNPRPVFRAICRSECSFEQEPDASHRPQSWEEVTIQFKPGPWGRVGFPSPFPFRFPKEAASLFSEMFGGKPKHMELNSEGEEQESLLQPDQPEPEFPFQYDPSYRSVREIREHLRTRESAEPESWSCSCIQCELKIGSEEFEELLLLMDKIRDPFIHEISKIAMGMRSASQFTRDFIRDSGVVSLIETLLNYPSSRVRTSFLENMIRLAPPYPNLNMIQTYVCQVCEETLAYSLDSPEQLSGIRMVRHLTTTTDYHTLVAKYMSGFLSLLAMGNTKTRFHVLKMLMNLSENPVMTKELLSAEAVSEFMSLFNRKETNDNIQVVLAMFENIGNNIKRESVLFTDDDFSLESLISAFHEVEEFAKELQGKTDGQKDPEADREN; from the coding sequence AgaagaggttgggggtggggctgaaagagagaatgaagtcCTGTTGGTGGTCAGACCCAAGGTTAGGACCCAGGCACAGGTAATGCCTGGGGCAAGGCCTAAATCTGATGCCATGGCAGTAGGTGGTGCAAGGCCCAAAGCTGAACCCATGGCAGTAGGTGTGGTGCATCCTAAGAATGAGGCCAAAGCCATCCCTGGGTCAGGGCCCACAGATAAAGCCCATTCATGGGCCCAGACTGAGTTTGATGGTAAAGCAATGTTGAAGACAGAGGGAGTGTCCCAGACCAATACCATAGCCTGGCCACTGGTTAGTACTGAGTCTGGGTCAGCTGCTAAATCTAAGATCTTATCTATGGATAGGGAACTGATCAGTCAGGACACTGAGTCCTTTTCTGGCACCAGGGTCAAATTCCAATCAGGAAAACGGCCTTTGTTTGGGTCAGAGGAGAAGATCAATGTGGGGTCCCTGTGGTGCCCCAGGCCTACGTCCAAACAAGAGATCCCTCAGAAGTGTGATTTCAGATGGGTGGACAGATCCTCTCTGAGTTCCTGGTTCTGGAGTGGAGAAGAGGTCAGTACAAAGTTTCATCCTAGAGGCAGGGTAAAGGCCAGTGCCAGATCCAGGCACATAGCCAGAGAAGAGGCCATGTCTAGGCCCAACATCAATCGGGAGTTTTACATTTTGTCTAGTTCTGGCTCTGAGGATGAATCTATTAACACATCCTGGCTCTGGGCCGGAGAAAAGACTAATATCTGGTCCAGGCCCAAGGAAGAGACCAATAACAGGTCCAGGTTTAGGTCCAAGAAAGAAGTTTCTGAGTCCAGTTCTGGATCTGAATGTGAAGGCAATGTGAAGTCCTGGTTCTGGGCTAGAGAGGAGGCCAAATCCAGGTCCAAACCCAGAGCCAGGAAAGGGGCCAATGTCAGGGCCAGGCACAGGGCCAGCCAAGAAACTTCCATTGATTTTGTGTCTGGATCTATAGATGTAGTTAAAAAAGAGTCCTGGTTCTGGCCTGGAGAAAAGGGTAATAACTTGTCAAGACCCAAGTCCAAGAAAGAGGCCAGGGCCAGAATAACGGCAAAGGAAAAGGTGACAACTAAGGCCAGAGTCAGGGCCAAGCAAGAAGCCAAGTCTGAGGAGGAGTTCCTCATTGGGAACTGGTTCTGGGCTACAGAAGAGTCCAGTGTAGTTGGTGGGGCCAGTGTCAAGTACAGTTCTCAAGTGGAGGATGAGTCCATTGTTGGCAGTTGGTTCTGGACTGAAGAAGAAGCCAGTATGAGGACTGATGCCAGCAGTAAATCCAGACCAAGGACTGAGGAAGAGTCTATTGGTAATTCTATGCTTGGGTCTGGGGAAAAGACCAGTATGGAACCTGGGGCTGAAGCTACCTCTAAATCTATGGTAGCATATGATAAAGAAAAGGTCATTGCTGGTTCCTGCTTCTGGGCTAGTGAAGAAACCAGCCTAGAGGCTGAGGAAGAGACCATTTTTGGGCCCTGGTTTTGGGTCAGTGATGAGGCCAGTGTAGAAGCTGATGTTAGAGCCAGCTGTGCATCCACGCCAAGGTCTGAGGAAGAAGAGGTCATTGGTCCCTGGTTCTGGGATAGAAAAGAGGTTGATACAGAGGATGAGTTTGGAGAAGACACCAGTccagaagatgaagaagagaCAATATTTGGGTCCTGGTTTTGGGCTGGAAACCAGACCCAGAATGATTCTGGGGTTAAAGTCAGCTGTGACACCATGCCAGGAGCTGAGGAGGAGCCCATTATTGGGTCATGGTTCTGGGATGGAGTAGAAGCTTGTGTGGGGACTGAGGTCAGCAACAAGTCTAGCCTGAAGGACAAGGAAGAGGATATTCTATCATCTTGGTTTGGGACCACAGAAGTCAGTAAGAAGTATGGAGCTGGTGCCAGATGCAAATTTATGACAGGGGATGAAGAGATCAACAATGATTCTTGCTTCTGGGATGATGATCCCTGCATGTATACTGCCAATGGAGGCAGCTGGAAGTCTAGGCCAGAGGAGGAACAGGACACTGTTGAGTCATCATTCTGGTCCAGAAAATACGCAAGCCCAGAGACCATTATAGGGCCCTGGTTATGGGCTACAGAAGAGGTCAGTATAGatgatgggactggagaagaggCCAAGCCGCTTGTGGAGGAGGAGACCATGATCACATCCTGGTTCTGGAAAGATGAAACCATAAGAGAGGCTACAGATAGAGAGGAATCCAGGCCAGATGCTGAGGAAGAGGACATTATTGGTTCTTGGTTCTGGACTGGAGAAGAGGACAGGCTCAAGACAGCAGCTGAGGCTAGAGAAGAGGACAGGCTGGCAGTTGAGGAGGAAGCTATTGTTGGGGCTTGGTTCTGGGCCAGGGAAGAGATCATTAGGAAGGAGGCTGGCTTTTGCAACAAATCCAGTCCAGAGGCTGAAGAGGAGGAAGCCACTGTTGGGTCTTGGTTCTGGGCAGAAGAAGAGGCCAGCTTGGAGGCAGGAGCCAGTTTTGAGTCCATGCCAGTGACTGAGGAAGAGGAAATCATTGTTGGATCCTGGTTTTGGGCTGAAGAAGAATACAGTGTAGAGATTGGGCCTCAGGCAGTAGAACAGAGCAGATCAAGTACTGAAGAAGAAACCATTTTTGGATCCTGGTTCTGTGCTGCAAAAGAAGTCAGTGTAGAAGCAGAGAAAAGCTGTGCATCCAAGCCAGAGGATGATGAAGAGATCATTGTTGAGCCCTGGTTCTGGTCTGGGGAGAAGGACGTTAACGAGACTGGAACTGTTGTTACCTGTGAGTCCAGGCCAGAAAATGAGGAAGGGACAGTTGTTGAGTCCTGGTTTGGAGCTAAAGATGAGGCCAATAACAGGACTGGGTATGGGACCAACTGTGAGACCAGGACAGTAGCTGAGGAGGATGAGGCCATAGTGGGGTCCTGGTTCTGGGCAGGAGATGAGGCCCATTTTGAATCCAATCCTAGGCCTGTGTTCAGGGCCATTTGCAGGTCTGAGTGTTCAtttgagcaggagcccgatgcctCACACAGGccccagagctgggaagaggTCACTATTCAATTCAAGCCTGGTCCATGGGGTAGGGTTGGCTTCCCATCTCCATTCCCCTTTAGATTTCCAAAAGAGGCGGCATCTCTGTTCTCTGAAATGTTTGGAGGAAAGCCCAAGCACATGGAACTTAACTCAGAAGGGGAAGAGCAGGAATCTTTGCTTCAGCCTGATCAGCCTGAACCTGAGTTCCCATTTCAGTATGATCCATCCTACAGGTCAGTCAGGGAAATTCGGGAGCATCTTAGAACCCGAgagagtgcagagcctgagagTTGGTCCTGCAGCTGCATACAATGTGAGCTTAAAATTGGTTCTGAAGAGTTTGAAGAACTCCTTTTATTAATGGACAAAATCCGAGATCCTTTTATTCATGAAATATCTAAAATTGCAATGGGTATGAGAAGTGCTTCTCAATTTACCCGAGATTTCATTCGGGATTCAGGTGTTGTCTCACTTATTGAAACCTTGCTCAATTATCCTTCCTCCCGGGTTAGGACAAGTTTTTTGGAAAATATGATTCGTCTGGCTCCACCTTATCCAAATCTAAACATGATTCAGACATATGTATGTCAAGTGTGTGAAGAAACCCTTGCTTACAGCTTAGATTCCCCTGAACAGCTATCTGGAATAAGGATGGTTAGACATCTCACTACAACTACTGACTACCACACACTGGTTGCCAAGTATATGTCTGGATTTCTCTCCTTGTTAGCCATGGGCAATACCAAAACAAGGTTTCATGTTCTGAAAATGCTAATGAATTTGTCTGAAAATCCTGTCATGACAAAAGAACTACTCAGTGCTGAAGCAGTGTCAGAATTTATGAGCCTTTTTAACAGGAAAGAGACAAATGACAATATTCAAGTTGTTCTAGCAATGTTTGAGAATATTGGTAACAATATAAAAAGGGAGTCAGTGTTGTTCACTGATGATGATTTCAGTCTTGAGTCACTTATTTCTGCATTCCA